A region from the Sutcliffiella horikoshii genome encodes:
- a CDS encoding manganese efflux pump MntP — MGITFGEFMTLLLMAIALGMDAFSVGLGMGMIKLRLRQIFYIGVTIGVFHIFTPLGGMAVGKVLSQEFGSIATLIGGLLLMMLGLQMMLSSFKKEDGPMITPVGAGLFVFALSVSLDSFSVGLSLGIYGARTLLTILLFGAVSMLLTWMGLIFGRKLQGWLGSYSEALGGSILLGFGIKLLFFV, encoded by the coding sequence ATGGGGATTACGTTTGGGGAATTCATGACGCTTTTATTGATGGCGATTGCGCTTGGGATGGATGCTTTTTCGGTCGGGCTTGGGATGGGCATGATCAAACTGAGATTGCGCCAGATCTTTTACATAGGGGTTACTATCGGGGTTTTCCATATTTTCACGCCGCTTGGTGGAATGGCGGTCGGCAAGGTGCTGTCACAGGAATTCGGTTCGATTGCAACGCTCATAGGAGGTTTGCTCCTTATGATGCTTGGGTTGCAGATGATGCTTTCTTCTTTTAAAAAAGAGGACGGGCCGATGATCACGCCGGTTGGGGCGGGATTATTCGTTTTTGCACTGAGTGTGAGTTTGGATAGTTTTTCGGTGGGGCTGAGCCTTGGGATATACGGGGCGCGGACGTTGTTAACCATTTTGTTATTTGGTGCGGTGAGTATGCTGCTGACGTGGATGGGGCTTATTTTCGGCAGGAAGTTGCAGGGGTGGCTCGGGTCTTACAGCGAGGCGCTTGGGGGCAGTATATTGCTCGGGTTCGGCATTAAATTATTGTTTTTTGTGTGA
- the prmC gene encoding peptide chain release factor N(5)-glutamine methyltransferase produces the protein MKVYEALNWASSFLKKNDRDENAGELLLRHHMKLDRAQLFSRMQEMMPMEMQSSFIFNVHKHVAGIPVQYLMGKEEFYGRSFFVSEEVLIPRPETEELVVGVLDRVKKHFGASSGSAGEKLSVVDVGTGSGAIAITLALENSRLNVHATDIAGESLEVAMDNAEALGAEVAFLQGDLLLPFIEQDIKVDVVVSNPPYIPQKEYEGLSTVVKDFEPYRALVGGVSGLEFYERFMDELPKVLKERAIVAFEVGMGQGEDVKALLKKTFPQATVEVVLDINGKDRMVFALIG, from the coding sequence ATGAAGGTGTACGAAGCCCTGAACTGGGCTTCTTCTTTTTTAAAAAAGAACGATCGCGACGAAAATGCGGGAGAATTGTTGTTGCGACACCATATGAAATTGGATCGGGCTCAACTTTTTAGTAGAATGCAAGAAATGATGCCGATGGAAATGCAAAGCTCTTTCATTTTCAACGTTCATAAACATGTTGCCGGAATTCCGGTGCAGTACTTGATGGGAAAAGAAGAATTCTACGGCCGCAGCTTTTTTGTCAGTGAAGAGGTGTTGATTCCAAGACCTGAAACAGAGGAATTGGTCGTTGGAGTTTTAGATCGCGTGAAAAAGCATTTTGGCGCGAGTTCAGGTTCTGCTGGTGAAAAATTGAGCGTCGTGGACGTTGGGACAGGCAGCGGCGCCATTGCGATTACCCTTGCATTGGAAAATAGCCGTCTAAACGTTCATGCGACAGATATCGCAGGCGAATCGCTGGAAGTGGCAATGGATAATGCAGAAGCATTGGGAGCGGAAGTAGCGTTTCTACAAGGTGATTTACTTCTACCATTCATCGAGCAAGATATAAAAGTGGATGTGGTTGTCTCCAATCCTCCGTATATTCCTCAGAAGGAGTATGAAGGGTTGTCTACGGTGGTAAAAGATTTTGAACCGTATCGTGCATTGGTTGGCGGTGTTTCCGGTTTGGAGTTTTACGAACGGTTTATGGACGAGCTTCCAAAAGTGCTGAAGGAACGGGCCATTGTGGCGTTTGAAGTAGGCATGGGACAAGGAGAAGACGTAAAAGCGTTGCTGAAAAAAACATTTCCTCAGGCAACTGTGGAGGTTGTATTGGACATCAACGGCAAAGATCGCATGGTTTTTGCACTGATTGGATGA
- a CDS encoding TIGR01440 family protein has product MVQHEWKEQLQQVLNDLQGQADLKKGQILVVGCSTSEVIGEKIGTAGTEGVAETLFAVLAEFRERTGVELAFQCCEHLNRALVVERETAWRRRLDEVTVIPVRHAGGAMASHAFHHMEDAVMVEHIKADAGIDIGDTLIGMHLKHVAVPVRSTVKSVGNAHITIARTRPKLIGGARAIYEIATTETT; this is encoded by the coding sequence ATGGTGCAACATGAGTGGAAAGAGCAGTTGCAGCAGGTGCTGAATGACTTACAGGGTCAAGCGGATTTGAAAAAAGGGCAGATTCTGGTTGTGGGTTGCAGCACAAGTGAAGTGATTGGGGAAAAGATAGGAACAGCAGGAACAGAAGGAGTCGCTGAAACGCTTTTTGCCGTGTTGGCTGAGTTCCGTGAGCGGACAGGTGTCGAGCTTGCGTTTCAATGCTGTGAACATTTGAACCGTGCGTTAGTAGTGGAGCGGGAAACGGCATGGAGGCGCCGATTAGATGAAGTGACGGTCATACCTGTCCGACATGCAGGTGGTGCAATGGCCTCACACGCCTTTCATCACATGGAAGATGCGGTCATGGTCGAACACATCAAAGCCGACGCAGGCATTGATATCGGGGACACGCTAATCGGCATGCACCTCAAGCACGTCGCAGTCCCAGTGCGCAGCACCGTCAAATCCGTCGGCAACGCCCACATCACCATCGCCCGGACCCGTCCAAAACTCATCGGCGGCGCCAGAGCAATATATGAAATCGCTACAACAGAAACAACATAA
- a CDS encoding methyl-accepting chemotaxis protein, producing the protein MGENGKYKFGLRYKLVLFTTILAVITYTVSGFFIYFLVDYVEGIMGAGLFTILTLVLGIVWSGILAFFAAKYITKPLQQLEEVAQKAANGDLSEDVPVSNSRDEISAVGDAFNLMLHNLRDMVKTINETFEKTNEKVEEISDVSMQASEQAENISYTIEEIARGAESSAASIQDTAESVEEVIKIADEVHEKATSSQQLSEEMVKDLEESKEVIHSLVSGIQKLAGENQTSLKTVERLEKNAKEVENIISLVGDIAGQTNLLALNASIEAARAGEHGRGFAVVAEEVRSLADESAKAVQGISELIKNIQEEVKNVVTQITGQVKAANVEAEKGTATNTVIAEMTNSVLEVASSVKQIANLVDRQMDSIQTTARQSQEVAAIAEETSAGAEEVTATTQEQAGMIADVEKISQELAGQASNLKRMISRFKV; encoded by the coding sequence ATGGGGGAAAACGGGAAATATAAGTTTGGCTTACGCTACAAGCTCGTGTTGTTTACAACGATTTTAGCGGTCATCACGTATACGGTCAGTGGCTTTTTCATCTATTTTTTAGTAGATTATGTGGAAGGAATTATGGGGGCTGGCCTTTTTACCATCCTTACGTTGGTTCTAGGAATTGTATGGTCCGGGATTCTTGCTTTTTTTGCAGCAAAATATATCACCAAACCGTTGCAGCAACTGGAAGAAGTCGCTCAAAAGGCGGCAAACGGGGATTTATCGGAGGATGTGCCGGTATCCAATTCGCGCGATGAGATCAGTGCGGTCGGGGATGCGTTCAACCTCATGTTACATAATCTGCGGGACATGGTGAAAACGATAAACGAAACGTTTGAGAAAACAAATGAAAAAGTGGAAGAAATAAGCGACGTATCGATGCAGGCTTCTGAGCAGGCAGAAAACATCTCTTATACGATTGAAGAGATTGCCAGAGGTGCAGAGAGTTCCGCTGCTTCCATTCAAGATACAGCTGAATCGGTGGAAGAAGTGATTAAAATTGCCGATGAGGTTCATGAAAAAGCAACGTCCTCCCAGCAGCTTTCTGAAGAGATGGTGAAGGACCTTGAGGAAAGCAAGGAGGTCATCCATTCGTTGGTGTCTGGAATCCAGAAGCTTGCCGGTGAAAATCAGACGTCCTTAAAGACGGTGGAAAGACTTGAAAAAAATGCAAAAGAAGTAGAAAATATCATCTCGCTTGTTGGCGATATTGCTGGTCAGACAAATCTTTTAGCATTAAATGCCTCGATAGAAGCGGCGCGGGCCGGAGAACATGGACGCGGATTTGCCGTCGTGGCGGAAGAGGTTCGTTCCTTGGCAGATGAAAGCGCCAAAGCGGTGCAAGGAATCTCCGAACTGATCAAAAACATTCAAGAAGAAGTGAAAAACGTGGTAACGCAAATCACCGGTCAGGTGAAGGCCGCGAATGTTGAAGCGGAAAAAGGTACGGCGACAAACACGGTAATTGCGGAAATGACCAACTCCGTATTGGAGGTTGCATCCTCGGTTAAACAGATCGCAAACCTTGTGGACCGCCAAATGGACAGCATCCAGACAACTGCACGTCAGTCCCAAGAGGTGGCGGCGATTGCCGAAGAAACTTCTGCTGGAGCGGAAGAAGTAACTGCGACCACGCAAGAACAGGCAGGCATGATCGCCGATGTTGAGAAAATATCCCAGGAGCTTGCAGGACAGGCGAGCAACCTGAAGCGAATGATTTCAAGGTTTAAGGTTTAA
- the rpiB gene encoding ribose 5-phosphate isomerase B → MRVAIASDHGGINIREEIKGLMKELNIEFEDFGCECETSVDYPDYAQPVATKVAEGEFDRGILICGTGIGMSIAANKVKGIRCALVHDMFSAKATREHNDSNVLAMGERVIGPGLAREIAKIWLTTEFEGGRHENRVNKIHQLEK, encoded by the coding sequence ATGAGAGTGGCAATTGCATCAGATCACGGTGGCATCAACATCCGTGAGGAAATCAAAGGATTGATGAAAGAGTTAAACATAGAGTTTGAAGACTTCGGATGTGAATGTGAAACATCCGTCGATTACCCGGATTATGCACAGCCGGTGGCGACAAAGGTGGCAGAGGGTGAGTTTGACCGCGGTATTTTAATTTGCGGGACAGGAATCGGGATGTCCATTGCGGCGAATAAAGTGAAGGGCATCCGTTGTGCGCTTGTGCACGATATGTTCAGTGCGAAAGCGACTCGCGAACACAATGACAGCAATGTGTTGGCAATGGGTGAGCGTGTTATCGGCCCTGGGCTTGCCCGTGAAATTGCAAAGATCTGGCTGACAACCGAATTTGAAGGCGGCCGCCATGAAAACCGTGTAAATAAAATTCATCAGTTGGAGAAGTAG
- the spoIIR gene encoding stage II sporulation protein R, which translates to MLKKNKLTLYIVLLFVGAYLSLLGEQATAGANVKNGAMVIPDEAIRLRILANSDSEQDQELKRKIRDRVNEEITVWVEGLTSMENAREVITGNMDQIEEIVEEVMAEEGIVQSYNVDFGRVDFPTKMYGKFIYPAGDYEAILITLGEGTGANWWCVLFPPLCFLDFSNGEATASPFEEEEADEKTTEETATVTASTAKTDTKENTQDFLVDEEPEEVEVEFFLVEILSSLWNKITA; encoded by the coding sequence ATGTTGAAGAAAAATAAACTTACTTTATATATAGTGTTACTTTTTGTAGGGGCTTATCTTTCGCTTTTGGGAGAGCAGGCGACGGCTGGTGCAAATGTGAAGAATGGTGCGATGGTGATTCCGGATGAGGCGATCAGGCTTCGCATTCTAGCAAATAGTGATAGCGAACAGGATCAGGAACTAAAGCGAAAGATTCGTGATCGTGTGAATGAGGAAATCACGGTTTGGGTGGAAGGATTGACTTCCATGGAGAATGCTCGCGAAGTGATTACCGGTAACATGGATCAAATCGAAGAAATTGTTGAAGAGGTAATGGCAGAGGAAGGAATTGTTCAGTCTTATAATGTGGATTTTGGCAGAGTGGATTTCCCGACAAAAATGTATGGCAAATTCATTTACCCTGCAGGAGATTATGAAGCAATCCTTATTACACTTGGAGAAGGCACTGGAGCGAACTGGTGGTGCGTATTGTTCCCGCCATTATGTTTCCTGGATTTTTCAAACGGAGAAGCAACGGCAAGCCCTTTTGAGGAAGAAGAAGCGGACGAGAAAACTACCGAAGAGACAGCAACGGTCACTGCATCAACTGCGAAAACAGATACTAAAGAGAACACACAGGACTTTCTAGTGGATGAAGAGCCAGAAGAAGTGGAAGTTGAATTCTTCCTAGTAGAGATTCTATCATCCCTATGGAATAAAATTACGGCTTAA
- a CDS encoding S8 family serine peptidase — protein sequence MKSGKIFLCIGLTVLLLTSTLVEPLTNTTAAINTHANDSLHTTNTTNTPKYPKRPPLPVSKDNELEEQTVILIVEENSQNAIQNVIQQKYPNLKIKRTYTAVFKGFAIHGPLKDLEKLQKEQGILEVSPVTNYTPNIDESVPFIGGEKMHRLFDKEGNRLTGKGVKVGIIDTGIDYTHPDLRDNYAGGYDFVDEDKDPMETKRSQGMPTLHGTHVAGIVGANGHLHGVAPEAELIAYRVLGPGGHGSSEHVIAAIEMAIHDKVDVLNLSLGNTINGPDWPTSLALNKAVEHGVVAVTSSGNSGPNLWTVGSPGTSSEAISVGASTPPLHIPHLSPIFSKREIEMLPLQGSMPWDFPAKPMGMVHVGLGEEEDWEGKKIEGKLVLLERGKIPFSEKAHHAKMRGAAGVVIYNNLEGNFTGTLEVEMDIPVVSISKEDGLFLKKHLKRSFSMVKTKFKWHKDDIASFSSRGPVTHTWEIKPDVVAPGVAIDSTIPNGYLALQGTSMAAPHVAGASALIIQAHPDWTPAQVKAALMNTTKPLIKEDGSGYSVLEQGTGRIQLEEAIQTNSLVYPGSLNFGMLEKKQTRTQKEVPITIENVSDKEVTYSIEVPKQKKGVQWKTPITFKLKPKEKRETNITLDITPNQQTAGMHEGEVIVNADNQKIRLPYLYIIEEPDYPRIMGFQFGYGDKEGEYQYEVYLPEGAEELGIALYEADTLHFIDYLDWERDLPRGLFKNQIPADRVKVKGLVKAVVFAKKLDKEDTVEADLYFE from the coding sequence GTGAAATCAGGGAAAATTTTTTTATGTATCGGACTCACTGTGTTGCTGTTGACATCAACTCTAGTGGAGCCGCTAACAAATACAACAGCCGCCATAAACACACACGCAAACGACTCATTACATACAACCAATACAACTAACACACCAAAATACCCAAAACGGCCGCCACTTCCGGTAAGCAAAGATAACGAGCTGGAGGAACAGACCGTTATTTTAATCGTGGAGGAAAACAGCCAAAACGCCATCCAAAACGTAATCCAACAGAAATATCCTAATCTAAAAATAAAACGAACTTATACCGCCGTATTCAAAGGATTTGCCATCCACGGCCCGCTAAAAGATCTTGAGAAACTCCAAAAAGAACAGGGAATTCTCGAAGTTTCGCCTGTTACCAATTACACCCCCAATATCGACGAGAGTGTGCCTTTTATCGGCGGAGAGAAAATGCACCGACTCTTTGACAAAGAAGGAAATCGTCTCACCGGTAAGGGTGTGAAAGTGGGAATCATCGACACTGGAATCGATTACACGCATCCCGACCTCCGGGACAATTATGCGGGTGGCTATGATTTCGTCGACGAGGACAAGGATCCGATGGAAACAAAGAGGTCGCAAGGAATGCCGACTCTCCACGGGACGCATGTTGCCGGGATTGTCGGGGCGAACGGGCATCTTCATGGAGTGGCGCCTGAAGCGGAACTTATTGCGTACCGAGTCCTTGGTCCGGGAGGCCATGGTTCCAGTGAGCACGTCATTGCGGCTATCGAAATGGCCATTCATGACAAAGTGGACGTGCTGAATTTATCGCTTGGAAACACCATCAATGGGCCGGATTGGCCGACAAGCCTGGCTCTGAATAAAGCGGTAGAACATGGTGTGGTGGCAGTCACTTCAAGCGGCAATTCCGGTCCAAACCTTTGGACGGTGGGATCCCCCGGGACCTCGTCTGAGGCAATATCGGTTGGAGCATCCACGCCGCCGCTTCACATTCCGCATCTGTCTCCTATTTTTTCTAAAAGAGAGATAGAGATGCTTCCGCTGCAGGGGTCGATGCCTTGGGATTTTCCGGCCAAACCGATGGGCATGGTGCATGTAGGCCTTGGGGAAGAAGAGGATTGGGAAGGCAAGAAGATAGAGGGGAAACTAGTGTTGCTTGAACGCGGCAAGATTCCTTTTTCGGAAAAGGCACATCACGCAAAAATGCGCGGTGCCGCTGGTGTTGTCATCTACAACAACCTCGAGGGCAATTTTACAGGTACTTTAGAAGTGGAGATGGATATACCGGTCGTCTCGATTTCCAAAGAAGACGGGTTATTTTTAAAAAAGCATCTAAAAAGAAGTTTCTCTATGGTGAAGACAAAATTCAAATGGCACAAAGATGATATTGCTAGCTTCAGTTCACGCGGGCCGGTGACACATACGTGGGAAATCAAGCCGGATGTCGTCGCACCTGGTGTGGCGATCGACAGCACAATTCCTAACGGTTACCTCGCGCTTCAAGGAACAAGCATGGCCGCGCCGCATGTGGCGGGGGCAAGTGCACTCATCATCCAGGCCCATCCCGATTGGACGCCGGCTCAGGTGAAAGCAGCCCTGATGAATACGACAAAACCTCTCATTAAAGAAGATGGTTCAGGTTATTCCGTTCTGGAACAAGGAACTGGACGCATCCAGCTGGAGGAAGCGATCCAGACGAACAGCCTCGTGTACCCGGGATCTCTTAACTTTGGAATGCTGGAAAAGAAACAAACCCGAACACAAAAGGAAGTTCCGATTACGATTGAAAACGTCTCAGACAAAGAAGTCACCTATTCAATAGAAGTACCGAAACAGAAAAAGGGAGTTCAGTGGAAGACACCGATCACCTTTAAGCTGAAACCAAAAGAAAAACGCGAGACCAACATCACGCTCGATATCACCCCAAACCAGCAGACAGCGGGGATGCACGAGGGAGAGGTCATCGTGAACGCGGACAACCAGAAGATCCGTCTGCCTTACCTCTATATAATAGAAGAACCGGATTATCCGCGGATCATGGGCTTTCAGTTCGGTTATGGAGATAAGGAAGGGGAGTATCAGTACGAAGTGTATTTGCCAGAAGGCGCCGAGGAACTTGGAATTGCGCTGTACGAAGCAGATACGCTCCACTTCATCGACTATCTTGACTGGGAAAGGGACCTTCCGCGCGGGCTATTCAAAAATCAAATCCCCGCAGATCGCGTAAAAGTCAAAGGACTTGTGAAGGCAGTCGTCTTTGCGAAGAAACTGGACAAGGAAGACACTGTGGAAGCGGACCTTTACTTTGAGTGA
- a CDS encoding serine hydroxymethyltransferase, giving the protein MKLAQQDQQLFQSIQDELARQRTKIELIASENFVSEAVMEAQGSVLTNKYAEGYPGRRYYGGCEHVDVAENIARDRAKEIFGAEHANVQPHSGAQANMAVYFTILEQGDTVLGMNLSHGGHLTHGSPVNFSGIQYNFVEYGVDKDSHTINYEDVAEKARLHKPKLIVAGASAYPRAIDFAKFREIADEVGAYLMVDMAHIAGLVAAGLHQNPVPYADFVTTTTHKTLRGPRGGMILCKEEWAKKIDKSIFPGLQGGPLMHVIAAKAVAFGEALQPSFKDYAQKIIDNAHRLAEALKNEGLSLVSNGTDNHLLLVDVRSLSITGKIAEKVLDEVGITVNKNTIPFDPESPFVTSGIRIGTAAVTSRGFTLEDMDEIASIIAFTLKNHEDETKLEEAKARVEAVSGKYELYPSLG; this is encoded by the coding sequence GTGAAATTAGCACAACAGGATCAGCAATTGTTTCAATCCATCCAGGATGAATTGGCAAGACAACGCACGAAAATCGAGTTGATTGCTTCTGAGAACTTTGTGAGTGAAGCGGTTATGGAGGCTCAAGGATCTGTACTGACGAATAAATACGCAGAAGGGTATCCAGGTCGTCGTTATTACGGTGGTTGTGAACACGTAGATGTAGCGGAGAACATTGCCCGTGACCGTGCGAAGGAAATTTTCGGAGCCGAGCATGCAAATGTTCAACCACACTCTGGTGCCCAAGCGAATATGGCAGTTTATTTTACCATTCTAGAACAGGGCGACACGGTCCTTGGGATGAATCTTTCCCACGGCGGCCACTTAACGCACGGCAGCCCGGTTAACTTTAGTGGTATTCAATATAATTTTGTGGAGTATGGGGTGGACAAAGACTCTCATACTATCAATTATGAAGACGTTGCTGAAAAAGCTAGACTGCACAAGCCGAAGCTGATCGTTGCCGGTGCAAGTGCATACCCGCGCGCCATTGATTTCGCGAAGTTCCGTGAAATCGCAGACGAAGTGGGAGCTTACCTAATGGTCGACATGGCGCATATTGCAGGACTTGTTGCTGCTGGCCTACACCAAAATCCGGTACCTTACGCGGATTTCGTTACGACAACAACCCATAAAACATTGCGTGGACCTCGCGGCGGAATGATCCTTTGTAAGGAAGAATGGGCAAAGAAAATTGATAAATCCATCTTCCCTGGTCTTCAAGGCGGTCCGTTAATGCATGTAATCGCAGCTAAAGCTGTTGCGTTTGGCGAAGCATTGCAACCAAGCTTCAAAGACTACGCACAAAAAATCATCGACAATGCACACCGTTTGGCGGAAGCGTTGAAAAATGAAGGCCTTTCTCTTGTTTCGAACGGAACGGACAACCACTTGTTACTTGTGGACGTACGCTCTCTTTCCATCACAGGGAAAATCGCTGAGAAAGTATTGGACGAAGTGGGAATCACAGTGAACAAAAACACGATTCCATTCGACCCGGAAAGCCCGTTTGTAACAAGTGGTATCCGTATCGGTACAGCAGCTGTCACAAGCCGTGGCTTCACATTGGAAGATATGGATGAAATCGCGTCCATCATTGCTTTCACATTGAAAAATCATGAAGACGAAACGAAACTGGAAGAAGCAAAAGCTCGTGTGGAAGCAGTTTCTGGAAAATATGAATTGTATCCTTCTTTAGGATAA
- a CDS encoding L-threonylcarbamoyladenylate synthase: MNTKLWAVDKEEPLKHSYPQIMEAASLLKENEVVAFPTETVYGLGANALSDQAVLKIFEAKGRPSDNPLIVHISKMEQLTELVDNMNVPESARKLMEAFWPGPLTLVLPKKEGVSQYVTAGLETIAVRMPDHPVARALIETSGLPLAAPSANLSGKPSPTTAKHVEEDLIHRIAGIVDGGATGVGLESTVVDCTTETPMILRPGGVTKEELEKVVGKVDVDPALFSQEELHKQELHKPKSPGMKYTHYAPVAPVYLVEGSASFMKQTINDAQLKGQKVGLLATEETIAQIQTAEINAISCGTQKDLATVASQLYDGLRAFNATDVDIIFSETFPRTGVGAAIMNRLEKAAGHKFIKE, encoded by the coding sequence ATGAATACGAAATTATGGGCTGTGGATAAGGAAGAACCGTTAAAACATAGTTATCCACAGATTATGGAAGCAGCCAGCTTGTTGAAGGAAAATGAAGTGGTGGCTTTTCCGACGGAGACGGTTTATGGTCTTGGTGCTAATGCCTTGTCAGATCAGGCTGTATTGAAGATTTTTGAAGCGAAGGGACGTCCCAGTGACAACCCGCTTATTGTGCATATATCGAAGATGGAACAACTAACAGAGCTTGTGGATAACATGAACGTGCCAGAATCTGCCCGCAAGCTGATGGAGGCTTTTTGGCCTGGACCGCTTACGCTTGTCCTTCCAAAGAAAGAAGGAGTCTCCCAATATGTGACGGCAGGACTTGAAACGATTGCAGTCCGTATGCCTGACCATCCGGTAGCGCGGGCGCTGATAGAGACTTCGGGATTACCGCTTGCCGCTCCTAGCGCCAATTTATCAGGCAAACCAAGTCCCACAACCGCGAAGCATGTGGAGGAAGATTTAATCCACAGGATCGCCGGAATTGTGGATGGCGGGGCAACGGGTGTTGGCCTTGAGTCTACAGTTGTGGATTGTACAACAGAGACACCGATGATCCTGCGTCCGGGCGGTGTGACAAAGGAAGAGCTGGAGAAAGTGGTAGGTAAAGTGGACGTGGATCCTGCTTTATTTTCGCAAGAAGAACTGCATAAACAAGAACTGCATAAACCTAAATCTCCCGGGATGAAATATACCCATTATGCACCAGTTGCGCCGGTTTATCTGGTGGAGGGAAGCGCGAGTTTCATGAAGCAAACAATCAACGACGCTCAACTCAAAGGCCAGAAGGTGGGACTACTCGCAACAGAAGAGACCATCGCCCAAATACAAACCGCTGAGATCAATGCCATTTCATGCGGCACCCAAAAAGACCTCGCAACCGTCGCGAGCCAGTTGTATGATGGTCTTCGCGCTTTCAATGCGACCGATGTGGACATCATTTTTAGTGAGACGTTCCCGAGAACGGGAGTGGGTGCGGCGATTATGAACCGCCTTGAAAAAGCCGCAGGACATAAGTTTATAAAAGAATAA
- the upp gene encoding uracil phosphoribosyltransferase: protein MAKVYVFDHPLIQHKLTYIRDKNTGTKEFRELVDEVASLMAFEITRDLPLEEVDVETPVSISKSNVLAGKKLGIVPILRAGLGMVEGMLKLIPAAKVGHVGLYRDPETLQPVEYYVKLPSDVEERDFIVVDPMLATGGSAIEAIHSLKKRGAKNIKFMCLIAAPEGVELLKEAHSDVDIYIAALDEKLNEKGYIVPGLGDAGDRLYGTK, encoded by the coding sequence ATGGCAAAAGTGTACGTATTTGATCACCCGTTAATTCAGCACAAACTTACATACATCCGCGACAAAAATACAGGTACGAAAGAGTTTCGTGAACTAGTTGATGAAGTGGCAAGTTTAATGGCATTCGAGATTACCCGTGACCTTCCGCTTGAAGAAGTGGACGTGGAAACACCGGTTTCTATTTCAAAATCAAACGTATTAGCAGGGAAAAAACTAGGAATCGTTCCAATCCTACGTGCCGGTCTTGGCATGGTAGAAGGAATGTTGAAATTGATTCCGGCTGCAAAAGTTGGGCATGTCGGCTTATACCGCGATCCAGAAACGCTTCAACCTGTTGAATATTATGTGAAATTACCTTCTGATGTGGAAGAGCGCGACTTCATCGTGGTTGATCCAATGCTTGCTACAGGCGGATCTGCAATCGAAGCAATTCACTCCCTGAAAAAACGTGGCGCGAAAAATATCAAATTCATGTGCTTAATCGCTGCCCCTGAAGGTGTGGAATTACTTAAAGAAGCGCACTCTGACGTAGACATCTACATCGCGGCGCTTGATGAAAAGCTAAACGAAAAAGGCTATATCGTCCCAGGTCTAGGTGACGCTGGAGACAGATTATACGGCACAAAATAA
- a CDS encoding GNAT family N-acetyltransferase: MKVLRSATQDDLWALQVFLRRANISIVDLEDKIEDFIILEEENEGICGTIGIEEYGNVGLLRSLVIGPSVKQFQLLQMFEHTQQHARKKGLEQLYLVTNKNNFIQFFELLNFYPQPIHTAPQTMLASDFFQEITQQEGCTLMVCELRGQTP, encoded by the coding sequence ATGAAAGTATTGCGATCAGCAACACAGGACGACCTTTGGGCATTGCAAGTATTTTTAAGAAGAGCAAATATCAGTATTGTGGATTTGGAAGATAAAATAGAGGATTTCATCATTCTGGAAGAAGAGAATGAAGGGATTTGCGGAACCATCGGAATAGAAGAGTACGGAAATGTGGGGCTTTTGCGATCGCTAGTCATAGGTCCGTCCGTCAAGCAGTTTCAGTTGTTGCAAATGTTTGAGCATACACAGCAGCATGCACGGAAAAAAGGATTAGAGCAGCTCTACCTAGTTACCAACAAAAATAACTTCATCCAATTTTTCGAACTGCTCAACTTTTATCCACAACCTATACACACCGCACCACAAACCATGCTCGCATCCGACTTCTTCCAAGAAATCACCCAACAAGAAGGATGCACACTGATGGTGTGTGAATTAAGGGGTCAGACCCCTTAG
- a CDS encoding low molecular weight protein arginine phosphatase — protein sequence MNVLFVCTGNTCRSPMAAAILAGRDIKDVEVRSAGVFALPGSEASSQAQAVLKEKGLPVEHQSSQVSDELIEWADYIFTMTAQHKMLLENSYPNSFGKTYTLKGFAEQSGEVMDPYGGSVETYRATFEELQNVIEAIVEKIK from the coding sequence ATGAATGTATTATTTGTGTGTACGGGGAATACGTGTCGAAGTCCAATGGCTGCCGCAATCTTGGCAGGCCGTGATATAAAGGATGTCGAGGTTAGGTCAGCTGGTGTGTTTGCTTTGCCGGGCAGTGAAGCTTCCAGTCAGGCGCAAGCAGTCTTAAAGGAGAAGGGACTGCCGGTTGAGCATCAGTCTTCCCAAGTGTCGGACGAATTGATTGAGTGGGCGGATTATATTTTCACCATGACGGCACAGCATAAAATGTTGCTGGAGAACAGCTACCCTAACAGCTTTGGGAAAACCTATACCTTGAAGGGGTTTGCTGAGCAAAGTGGGGAAGTGATGGATCCGTACGGTGGCTCGGTGGAGACGTATCGCGCGACATTCGAAGAGCTTCAAAACGTCATAGAGGCTATAGTGGAAAAAATAAAATAG